In the genome of Streptomyces sp. SLBN-118, the window CCGCCCCGTACTGCGCGTGGCCGTCGTCGCGTGCATGGATGCCCGGCTCGACCTGCACGACGCGCTCGGCCTGGCGCTGGGCGACTGCCATACGATCCGCAACGCGGGCGGCGTGGTCACGGACGACGTGATCCGCTCGCTCACCATCAGCCAGCGGGCGCTCGGCACCCGCAGCGTCATACTCATCCATCACACGAACTGTGGCCTGGAGAGCCTCACCGAGGACTTCCGCCACGAGCTGGAGGACGAGGTGGGGCAGCGTCCGCCGTGGGCCGTGGAGGCCTTCAGGGATGTCGATCAGGATGTGCGCCAGTCGATGCAGCGGGTGCGCACCTCGCCGTTCCTGGTGCACACCGACGACGTCCGCGGCTTCGTCTTCGACGTGACCAGCGGGCTGCTGAGGGAGATCGACCCCACTGCGTGACCGGCCGGACACCCGGAGAATTGTGGCAACTCCGACAATTCCCACCCCTTTATCCACAGGCGAGTGACACGACGCGGCAACGGCAACAAGAATGCGGGTGTGACACCTTCCGGAACTTGCCGGAGCTGGTGTCCGTGTTTCGGGGTGGGCCGGGCCGTCTGAAAGGCGCCGGCCCGTGAAAGGGCCGAGGAGGGCCGGGTGACGACCTATGACGATCGAGCGAGCCTCACGGATCTGACCACGACAGCGGAGCGGGTCCGCAGGTCGGTGGAGGGTGTGATCGAGGGCAAGCCTGAGGTCGTACGGCTTTCGCTGACCGTGCTGCTCGCCGAGGGGCATCTGCTCATCGAGGATGTGCCGGGCGTGGGCAAG includes:
- a CDS encoding carbonic anhydrase, producing the protein MSTSAHHPAEAALPRNTVTDRLVEANLRYASGFQDPGMDARPVLRVAVVACMDARLDLHDALGLALGDCHTIRNAGGVVTDDVIRSLTISQRALGTRSVILIHHTNCGLESLTEDFRHELEDEVGQRPPWAVEAFRDVDQDVRQSMQRVRTSPFLVHTDDVRGFVFDVTSGLLREIDPTA